The sequence CTCCAAATTCATGTCCATCGGAGCCGCCCGGATTGCCGATCCCAAACAGCCGGTCTTTGCGATCGACCACGACATTCAAAACAAAGACGAGTCGAACCTCGCCAAGTATGCCAAGATAGAGTCATTCGCCAGAGTACACGGGATCGACTTCTACCCCGCCGGGACCGGGATCAGTCATCAGGTCATGGTCGAGGAAGGATACGCCACGCCCGGGCGGCTGGTGGTGGGCAGCGATTCGCACTCCAATCTCTATGGCGCGGTCGCCGCATTGGGGACACCGGTGGTGCGCACCGATGCCGCATCGATCTGGGCCACAGGGACCACATGGTGGCAGGTGCCGCCGGTCGCCAAGGTCAATCTGAAGGGACACCTGCAGCCGGGTGTTGTCGGCAAGGACATCATCATCGCCTTATGCGGGCTGTTTAATCACGATGAAGTGCTGAACATGGCGGTCGAGTTTGTCGGCGAGGGCGTGGCGCCATTGTCGATGGATCAACGCCTGAGCATCGCCAACATGACCACCGAATGGGGCGCGTTGGCCGGGGTTTTCCCATTTGATGAAGTCTTGCGCGACTATCTCTACGGGCGTGCCGACTACCTCAGCGCCAAAGCCAATGGCAGTGCTCGGATCACGCGCGATGCGGTGGACACTTGGTACGCCCAGCGGCTGTCACCGGACGACGATTCGCACTATGACATCGAATTGACATTGCACCTCGCCGGTGTGATACCCCATGTGTCGGGACCCAATCACGTGAAAGTCATGCGGGCGCTGCCGGAGATTGAGAAAGAACGTGTGCGCATCAACAAGGCGTATCTGCTCAGTTGCGTGAATGCGCGTCTGGAAGATCTCGCCGAAGCGGCCAGGATCATGCGCGGGCGCACAGTCGCCGAAGGCGTGACGTTCTATGTCGCGGCGGCATCGGCGAATGTGCAGCGACGGGCCGAAGAACTCGGATACTGGAAGACGCTGGTCGATGCCGGCGCGGTCACATTGCCCTCGGGGTGCGGGCCGTGCATCGGTCTGGGGCAAGGCACGTTGGAAGCAGGCGAGGTCGGCATCAGCGCCACCAACCGTAATTTTCAGGGACGAATGGGGCACCGTGACGCGATTGTCTACCTCGGCAGTCCCGCTGTCGTGGCGGCATCGGCAGCGGCCGGCTACATCGCATCGCCGACAAAGTTTGAGAATGTCGATGCGCGAGTCGAGATTATCAAACACGGGCGCGCCCAGCGCGCAGCCGAAAGCTCCGAGATTGTGGCGGGATTTCCCGACAAGGTCAGCGGACGACTGCTTTGGTTGCCGGTCGATAATCTCAACACCGACGGTATCTACTCCGGTAAGCTGACCTACCGAGACGATGTCACCAAGGACGAAATGGCGATGGCATCATTTGAAAACTATGATCCCGACTTCAAAACCATCGGGCAGAAGGGCGATGTCGTGGTCGCCGGGCAAAACTTCGGCACCGGCTCGTCGCGCGAACAAGCGGCGACCTGCCTGCTGTATCGCGGCATCCCCTGCGTCATTGCGTATTCTTTTTCGGAAACCTATAAGCGCAATGCGTTCAACAATGGTTTTGTGGTCTTCGAGTGTCCGGAACTGGTCGAGTATCTGCGTGAGAAGTACAAGGGCCAAAGCGGCAAGACGGTGGTCGGCACAACGATTGATATCGACTATCAGGCATCGGTTCTCTCGCTCGATGGCCAGTCATTCCCGTTCTCTCCCTTGTCAACCGTCGCGCAGGCATTGGTTGTCGCTGGAGGAGCAGAGAATCTCGTGCGCTCGCAGTTGTAATTGAAGACATGGCCCCTCGGCCTCGCTCGGAACAAGCAGGCGCCTCGCCCTCCACGAACATGGACTCACTCTGACCAGGGGCGTTAACGGAGCCAATTGTTCTCAGGGAGACTTTCATAATGCCCAAGTACAAAATCGCCTGGATGCCCGGAGACGGTGTCGGGCACGATGTGATGGAAGCGGCGCGCATTGTGTTGGATGCACTCCAGCTCGACGCCGAATACATCCCCGCTGACATCGGCTGGGAGTTCTGGTGCCAAGAGGGCAATCCACTGCCCGAACGGACGCTTCGGACGCTGCGCGAAACCGATTGTGCGCTCTTCGGCGCGATTACCTCCAAGCCGAAGGAAGAGGCCGAAGCCGAGCTGGCACCGGCGCTCAAGGGCAAGGGATTGCAGTACCGTTCGCCGATTGTCGGGCTGCGGCAGGCGTTGAACCTGAAAACCAATCTGCGGCCGTGCAAAGCGTACGCGGGCAACCCGCTTAATTACCGGGACGACATCGATCTGGTGGTGTTTCGCGAGAACACGGAGGACCTGTATTCGGGGGTCGAATTCCATCCTGTCCCCGATCCTGTCAGAGCCACGCTATCTGAACACAATAAAGCGATGAAGAAGTTCGACAATGTCGCCGCCAAAGATCTGGCCATCTCCTGCCGGGTCATCTCACGTGCCGCCAGCGAGTCGATTGTCACAGCGGCATTTGAGTATGCGAAAAGGTATGGGTACAAGTCGGTCACAGTCGTCGAGAAACCCAATGTGCTGCGTGAGACATCGGGATTGTTCGTGCGCGCCGCGCGCGAAGTCGCCAAAAAATATCAGGGCATCGAGCTGATCGAAACCAATATCGACGCGATGTGCATGTGGCTGGTGAAGAATCCACAGAATTACGGCGTCCTGGTCGCCTCCAACATGTTCGGCGACATCATTTCCGATCTGTGCGCGCAACTGGTCGGCGGGCTGGGATTCGCATCTTCGGGGAACATCGGTGATGACTACGCGGTCTTCGAGCCGACTCATGGCTCCGCGCCGAAGTACGCGGGGCAGCACAAGGTCAATCCGATGGCGATGCTGCTGACCGTCAAGCTCATGCTTGACTGGCTTGGTGAGACCGCTCAGGCGTCGCGTCTGGAGACGGCGATTGCCACTATCATCCGGGAAGGCGAGGTCCGCACCTACGACATGGGCGGGTCGAGCACGACTCTTGAGGTCGCGCAGGCGGTGGCGAGGAGACTATAGAGTGTCTTCCAGCGCTCTGGTGTCTTTGAGCGTACCGCTGACTTGCCGGCGCAGTTTGATGCGGGTCAGTTCGTGGTCGGATTCAAAGCCCCAACCCGCCATCAAGTCCTCGTCGCGCCGGATCTCGACATAGCTTTCTGTGCGAATCAGACGCTTCTCGTCGTCCCAGGCGAGACGGTCCGTGTCGAGCGTGCGTCCGTCATCGGTGACGATCCTGACTTTCCCGTACACTTCAAAAAACCGTTCCCGTTCGCGGACGAGCGCTGAGTCGGCGGTGAGTGTCGAGGTGTGGACGCCTTCCTCATCGAAGAAGTCGACCTGCAACGTGTACGCCCACGCCGAGTCTCGGTCGGAGTAGCTGATAATCCGGTTGCTGACGATGCGCGTGGTTACAACCGCGCCGGTGAGGAATACCGTGGTCGCGTTGGTCGCTTCAGAGGTGGGGTAGGACTGCGTTGTCGGCGGCGCATCCTGCCCGGACTCGACGCAGGAAAACAGTACGAGAGCGCCCAGAATCATCAAGCGGCGCATGGCTTATACCACTCCGGCGGAGAGGATGTCGTGCATGTGAAGGATGCCGACCGGACGATGATCGGGGTCGACGATCAACAGGCAGGTGATCTTGTGCTCTTCCATAAACGCCAATGCCGCGACCGCCAGTTCGCCGGAGTCGATCGTCTTGGGATTGGCCGTCATCAGATCGCCCGCCGCGAAGTCATAGAGGTTGCTGCGCTGCTCCAACCGACGGCGCAAGTCACCGTCGGTGAAGATTCCGATCAGACATCCGTCGGAATCGATGACGGCCGATGCGCCCATCCGTTTGCGTGTCATCTCGACAAGCAACTCCTGAAATGTAGCGGACGTTGCCACTCGCGGGACCCGGTCGCCGGTGTGCATGAGGTCGGCGACGGTCAACAGCAGGCGGCGTCCCAGCGCGCCCTTGGGGTGCAGCATCGCAAACTGCTCAGGTGTGAATCCGCGTTCAGACAATAGCGTCACCGCCAGTGCATCGCCCATTGCCAGCGCGGCGGTGGTGGAGTTGGTCGGCACCAGGCCATTGGGTTCGGCTTCTCCGGCGACCGACACATCGAGAATCACGTCGGCGCGGCGCGCCAAATCACCCATCGTGTTCCCGGTGATGAGAATGATCGGAACACCGAGACGCTTGATGGCGGGCAACAAGTCGCCGATTTCATCGGATGCGGCCGACTTGGAGATGACCAGCATCGCATCATCGGCGCCGACAATTCCCAGATCGCCATGTCCCGCCTCGGCAGGGTGCAGGAACTGCGCGGGTGTTCCGGTCGATGAGAGTGTTGCGGCGATCTTCTGACCGATGAGACCCGATTTCCCCATGCCCGTCACGATGACGCGTCCCTTGACCCTTAGCAGGAGATCGATCGCCTCGGCAAAACGGAGATCGAGTTTCGGCAACAGCCCGGTTAGCGCATCCGCTTCGCCGGCGATGACATCGTGTGCGATGCGCAACAGGCGATCCGCGCGCGAGACAACATCGCGCGATGGATGTGTAGGGGGGACCGTCTTTGTGAAAGGGCTCATGGTCGTTTTCCGTAACATTCGGGCCGCACCGACTCAGTCGGGCCATTCGTACCCGCGCGCTTCCAGAAGCGCATCGATTGCCTCGCGCACGATGCCGCCTCCTCCGCGCGATCGTCCGACCCACTGCGCCGCTTCCAGAATGCGCGGATGCGCATCGGCAGGGGCCAGCGTGATTCCCGCCCTCCGAAACACGCCCAAGTCGGGCAGATCGTCGCCGATGAAGAGGCACTCCGCGTCGGAAACAAGGTGGCGTGATTTAACTTCTTCGTAGGTCGATTTCTTGTCACGGACGCCCTGGTTCAAATCGTCGATGCGCAGGAACTCGGCACGGTGTCGTGTCGCGCCGTCATCGTTGCCGGTGATGATCGCGAATTTCAGCCCTGCCTTGTGGCCCATGAAGATTCCGACTCCGTCGGGCACCCAGAAACACTTGGTGCGCTCGCCGCTTTCGGAGACAGAGACCCGGTTGTCGGTGAGGATGCCGTCGAAGTCGAATATCACCAGCTTTACCGTTGCCAATCGCTCGTCGCTTGGACGGGGCTTCTCAGACATGCGGTCCCGCCGCTGCTGTGCGTTCGATAATCTCAGCAGAGGTTTCGAACAACTCGTTCAAGCGCTCCAATGGCCACTGCGTCATCGCATCGCTCCTGGCGTGTGTCGGATCGGGGTGCACTTCGCAGAAAACGGCATCGACACCGACCGCCAGCGCCGCCCGCAGGAGCGGCAGGATGAATTCGCGACGCCCCCCGGACGATCCCGATGCGCTCCCCGGCGTCTGCACGGAGTGCGAGGCATCGAAACAGACCGGAAACCCCTGAGTGCGCATGATGACCAGTGAGCGAAAGTCGACAACAAGATCACGGTATCCGTGTGTCGTGCCGCGCTCGGTGAGCATGAGCCGGGAGTTGCCCGCGGCGACTGCTTTACCGGCAATGTGCTCCATGTCTTCCGGGGCGACAAACTGCCCTTTCTTGATGTTGAGTGGCCGTCCGGTCTGGGCAGCGGCAACGATCAGATCGGTCTGGCGACACAGAAACGCCGGAATCTGGATCAGATCGACCACGTCGCCCGCGGCGCGCGCATCTGACTCGGAATGAACATCGGTCGTGATCGGCAGTCCGCTTCGATCTCTGACCTTCTCGAGAATCCGCAGCCCATCCGGCAAGCCGGGACCGGTGTAGGATTCGCCGCGCAGGCGGTTGGCCTTCAGGCAGGACGCCTTGAACACGATGGCATGGCCGCCGTCAATGGCGAATCGCGACAGCCGCTCGGCCACACGTAATGCCATCTCCTCGGATTCGATGACACACGGACCGAGAATCCATAACAGCCCGCCCGCTCCCACAGTGTAGGGGCCGATCCTGATTGGACGCACGGTCGTGACGATTTCGCGGCTCATAGTAACTGATACCCCGGACCAATCATCTGCAGCAAGCGGGAAATATACGCAATCGGGAAGGCCCGACTCAATGGGCTAAAGATCAGGGACAGCAGAGGATGCCGGCGACGCGCCGGTTCACTCGGCTCGCGATCCTGTCGTTTTGCCCTGCATGACTTCCTCCGTGCGACGCGAGGCACGGAATCT is a genomic window of Candidatus Zixiibacteriota bacterium containing:
- the lysF gene encoding homoaconitase, with product MGQTVVEKIATAHAVGLKPGQRVYAGDFIRIRPKHIMTHDNTSAVISKFMSIGAARIADPKQPVFAIDHDIQNKDESNLAKYAKIESFARVHGIDFYPAGTGISHQVMVEEGYATPGRLVVGSDSHSNLYGAVAALGTPVVRTDAASIWATGTTWWQVPPVAKVNLKGHLQPGVVGKDIIIALCGLFNHDEVLNMAVEFVGEGVAPLSMDQRLSIANMTTEWGALAGVFPFDEVLRDYLYGRADYLSAKANGSARITRDAVDTWYAQRLSPDDDSHYDIELTLHLAGVIPHVSGPNHVKVMRALPEIEKERVRINKAYLLSCVNARLEDLAEAARIMRGRTVAEGVTFYVAAASANVQRRAEELGYWKTLVDAGAVTLPSGCGPCIGLGQGTLEAGEVGISATNRNFQGRMGHRDAIVYLGSPAVVAASAAAGYIASPTKFENVDARVEIIKHGRAQRAAESSEIVAGFPDKVSGRLLWLPVDNLNTDGIYSGKLTYRDDVTKDEMAMASFENYDPDFKTIGQKGDVVVAGQNFGTGSSREQAATCLLYRGIPCVIAYSFSETYKRNAFNNGFVVFECPELVEYLREKYKGQSGKTVVGTTIDIDYQASVLSLDGQSFPFSPLSTVAQALVVAGGAENLVRSQL
- a CDS encoding isocitrate/isopropylmalate dehydrogenase family protein — translated: MPKYKIAWMPGDGVGHDVMEAARIVLDALQLDAEYIPADIGWEFWCQEGNPLPERTLRTLRETDCALFGAITSKPKEEAEAELAPALKGKGLQYRSPIVGLRQALNLKTNLRPCKAYAGNPLNYRDDIDLVVFRENTEDLYSGVEFHPVPDPVRATLSEHNKAMKKFDNVAAKDLAISCRVISRAASESIVTAAFEYAKRYGYKSVTVVEKPNVLRETSGLFVRAAREVAKKYQGIELIETNIDAMCMWLVKNPQNYGVLVASNMFGDIISDLCAQLVGGLGFASSGNIGDDYAVFEPTHGSAPKYAGQHKVNPMAMLLTVKLMLDWLGETAQASRLETAIATIIREGEVRTYDMGGSSTTLEVAQAVARRL
- the lptC gene encoding LPS export ABC transporter periplasmic protein LptC: MRRLMILGALVLFSCVESGQDAPPTTQSYPTSEATNATTVFLTGAVVTTRIVSNRIISYSDRDSAWAYTLQVDFFDEEGVHTSTLTADSALVRERERFFEVYGKVRIVTDDGRTLDTDRLAWDDEKRLIRTESYVEIRRDEDLMAGWGFESDHELTRIKLRRQVSGTLKDTRALEDTL
- a CDS encoding HAD hydrolase family protein, with translation MSEKPRPSDERLATVKLVIFDFDGILTDNRVSVSESGERTKCFWVPDGVGIFMGHKAGLKFAIITGNDDGATRHRAEFLRIDDLNQGVRDKKSTYEEVKSRHLVSDAECLFIGDDLPDLGVFRRAGITLAPADAHPRILEAAQWVGRSRGGGGIVREAIDALLEARGYEWPD
- the kdsA gene encoding 3-deoxy-8-phosphooctulonate synthase — its product is MSREIVTTVRPIRIGPYTVGAGGLLWILGPCVIESEEMALRVAERLSRFAIDGGHAIVFKASCLKANRLRGESYTGPGLPDGLRILEKVRDRSGLPITTDVHSESDARAAGDVVDLIQIPAFLCRQTDLIVAAAQTGRPLNIKKGQFVAPEDMEHIAGKAVAAGNSRLMLTERGTTHGYRDLVVDFRSLVIMRTQGFPVCFDASHSVQTPGSASGSSGGRREFILPLLRAALAVGVDAVFCEVHPDPTHARSDAMTQWPLERLNELFETSAEIIERTAAAGPHV
- a CDS encoding KpsF/GutQ family sugar-phosphate isomerase yields the protein MSPFTKTVPPTHPSRDVVSRADRLLRIAHDVIAGEADALTGLLPKLDLRFAEAIDLLLRVKGRVIVTGMGKSGLIGQKIAATLSSTGTPAQFLHPAEAGHGDLGIVGADDAMLVISKSAASDEIGDLLPAIKRLGVPIILITGNTMGDLARRADVILDVSVAGEAEPNGLVPTNSTTAALAMGDALAVTLLSERGFTPEQFAMLHPKGALGRRLLLTVADLMHTGDRVPRVATSATFQELLVEMTRKRMGASAVIDSDGCLIGIFTDGDLRRRLEQRSNLYDFAAGDLMTANPKTIDSGELAVAALAFMEEHKITCLLIVDPDHRPVGILHMHDILSAGVV